One Saccharomyces eubayanus strain FM1318 chromosome XVI, whole genome shotgun sequence DNA segment encodes these proteins:
- the HAL1 gene encoding Hal1p, whose translation MKEMYLKALGLHDYTLKNLMYENNFCKFYDAVDENDTSYVLKFIPSNTQSDEDPFPFIDCFQVEEGIFFVYASNNFAKEGPDYFTYGSSSSSSSSSSSEENISIPSTQSKLQFIEIRHPKHQKLDVKEQRKKDATTDHFGKKTPNPDARSIKEQKREVHTKKVKIESNKTDSAKIRSEFICPIKTNYAVGLPSILSKENITYPSKVHEKHISIVNPSLQIYHSSHKQIVKTPVPKSGRSPVEKFSFNDFKCYSPRPLKHKSSECDVKNNIELRLLQSSMLQRRQLAHSK comes from the coding sequence ATGAAGGAGATGTATTTGAAAGCGTTGGGATTGCACGATTACACCCTTAAAAATCTAATGTACGAAAATAACTTCTGCAAGTTTTACGATGCTGTCGATGAAAATGACACTTCGTATGTTTTGAAGTTTATTCCCTCGAATACGCAATCAGATGAGGATCCTTTTCCATTCATAGACTGCTTTCAGGTTGAGGAgggcattttttttgtatatgCTTCAAACAACTTTGCAAAAGAAGGCCCAGATTACTTTACGTAtggtagtagtagtagtagtagtagtagtagtagtagtgaGGAGAATATCAGTATTCCAAGTACACAGAGTAAATTGCAATTTATCGAAATAAGGCATCCAAAACACCAAAAACTAGACGTAAAAGaacagagaaagaaagacgCAACTACTGACCATTTTGGTAAAAAGACGCCAAACCCGGACGCTCGAAGCATTAAAGAACAGAAGAGAGAGGTACACActaaaaaagtgaaaatcGAAAGTAATAAGACTGATTCGGCAAAGATACGAAGTGAATTCATTTGTCCTATTAAAACAAACTATGCGGTAGGATTGCCATCTATACtgtcaaaagaaaatatcacgTATCCGAGTAAGGTACATGAAAAACATATTAGTATCGTGAATCCTTCCCTACAAATATATCACTCCTCCCATAAACAGATCGTCAAAACGCCTGTCCCTAAGAGTGGCCGTTCTCCGGtagaaaagttttcttttaacGATTTCAAATGCTATTCTCCAAGACCTCTAAAGCATAAAAGTTCTGAGTGTGATGTTAAGAATAATATTGAGCTGAGATTACTGCAAAGTTCAATGTTGCAGAGGAGACAGTTAGCACACTCGAAATAG
- the ICL2 gene encoding methylisocitrate lyase ICL2, which yields MLFNRSTSRTLKKLVSSPGKSLRAYSSKAKSIEDFLSSESAKVEKWWASRRFQNVSRPYSAIDVVKHRGSLPANTSVYPSSHQARKLFNLLEENFKRGTPLHTLGVIDPVQMSQLARCKKIKVAYISGWACSSTLVGSTNEVSPDFGDYPYDTVPNQVERIFKAQGLHDRKAFLEASIKGSAPVDYLKPIIADADMGHGGPTTVMKVAKLFAEKGAAAIHLEDQMVGGKRCGHLSGAVLVPTATHLMRLISTRFQWDIMGTENLVIARTDSCNGKLLSSSSDPRDHEFIKGIIKENVVPWSEKLIEMENKKVSNSTISAMEQEWYHENELFTFEEALAKSLTSGEFETYKAKKEDLMTNKLNRTYLSLREMKLLAQEVAPSKKVIFDWDAPKTKEGYYMFKGCIEAAIRRSLVFAPYSDLIWLETKTPDLEQARSFSSEIHKFFPATKLVYNLSPSFNWSAHGFDDKALKSFIWDLAKEGFTLQLVSLAGLHSDGVSFWELANNFQNDGMKAYVEQVQRREKESNCDVLTHQLWSGAEYVDSLMKVVQNGASSQTLSTSGESFTETQF from the coding sequence atgcTGTTCAATAGATCGACTTCAAGAACGCTAAAAAAGTTGGTTTCCTCCCCAGGTAAGTCGTTGCGAGCATACTCTAGCAAGGCAAAAAGTATCGAGGATTTTTTATCGTCAGAATCAGCGAAAGTAGAAAAATGGTGGGCTTCAAGGAGATTCCAAAATGTTTCTCGTCCTTATTCCGCCATTGATGTTGTGAAGCACCGAGGCAGTCTGCCTGCAAATACTTCAGTTTACCCTTCATCGCATCAAGCTCGAAAACTGTTCAATTTATTGGAGGAAAACTTCAAGAGGGGTACGCCGCTTCATACGTTAGGGGTCATTGATCCTGTACAGATGAGTCAGTTAGCCCgttgtaaaaaaattaaagtcGCTTACATTTCAGGTTGGGCTTGTTCTTCTACGTTAGTAGGGTCTACAAATGAAGTTTCCCCAGATTTTGGCGACTATCCATACGATACGGTGCCAAATCAAGTGGAGAGAATATTCAAGGCACAGGGATTGCATGATCGAAAGGCTTTCCTAGAGGCCTCCATCAAAGGCTCTGCCCCTGTTGATTACTTAAAGCCAATTATCGCAGACGCGGACATGGGTCATGGTGGGCCAACGACAGTGATGAAAGTGGCCAAATTGTTTGCAGAGAAGGGAGCAGCCGCTATTCACCTTGAAGACCAGATGGTAGGTGGTAAACGATGCGGCCATCTCAGCGGAGCTGTTCTGGTACCTACAGCAACACATCTAATGAGGTTAATCTCTACTAGGTTTCAGTGGGATATCATGGGTACAGAAAATTTAGTTATTGCAAGAACCGACTCTTGTAATGGCAAATTGTTAAGTTCAAGTAGCGATCCAAGAGATCATGAATTCATCAAGGgtataataaaagaaaacgtaGTGCCTTGGAGTGAAAAACTGattgaaatggaaaataaGAAGGTTTCTAATTCTACAATTTCTGCCATGGAACAAGAATGGTACCATGAAAATGAACTGTTTACATTTGAGGAAGCTTTAGCAAAAAGTTTAACGTCAGGCGAATTTGAAACTTAcaaagcaaagaaagaagatctTATGACGAATAAGTTAAACAGAACATATTTAAGCCTGAGAGAGATGAAACTTCTGGCCCAAGAAGTCGCGCCATCTAAAAAagttatttttgattggGACGCTCCAAAGACGAAAGAGGGATATTACATGTTCAAGGGTTGCATAGAAGCGGCCATCAGAAGATCTTTAGTATTTGCACCATACTCAGACTTGATTTGGCTGGAGACCAAAACCCCTGATCTAGAGCAAGCACGTTCGTTTTCAAGTGAAATCCATAAGTTTTTCCCGGCTACCAAGTTAGTGTACAATCTCTCTCCAAGTTTCAATTGGAGCGCGCACGGATTCGATGACAAGGCACTAAAATCCTTTATTTGGGACTTGGCAAAAGAAGGGTTTACGCTGCAGTTAGTTTCCCTTGCCGGTCTACATTCGGATGGGGTATCCTTCTGGGAGTTGGCCAACAACTTTCAAAATGACGGAATGAAAGCATACGTCGAACAGGTACAAAGGCGGGAAAAGGAAAGTAACTGCGATGTACTAACACACCAGCTTTGGTCCGGCGCAGAATATGTTGATTCTTTGATGAAAGTAGTTCAAAACGGGGCTTCATCCCAAACTTTAAGTACGTCTGGCGAGAGCTTCACCGAAACACAATTTTAG